A portion of the Tenacibaculum todarodis genome contains these proteins:
- the dxs gene encoding 1-deoxy-D-xylulose-5-phosphate synthase, whose product MKNLLNTISFPLDVRKLQPEQLPELARELRAFIIDIVATKEGHLGASLGVVELTIALHYLFNTPRDLLVWDVGHQAYGHKILTGRKDVFHTNRQLNGIAGFPNRSESEYDAFGVGHSSTSISATLGMAIASALKGEIKKQHIAVIGDASIASGMAFEALNHAGVSDANLLIILNDNAIGIDPSVGALKEYLTKVKTDKRLAVQNNIIKALNFDYSGPIDGHNFDELIAELTRLKSVKGPKFLHIITTKGKGLPQAEKDQVTYHAPGKFDKISGDVLPKAVSEFTKYQDVFGKTIVELAKQNDKIVGITPAMLTGSSLKLMLQEFPNRTFDVGIAEQHAVTLSAGMATQGLVPFCNVYSTFLQRAYDQIIHDVALQNLPVIFCLDRSGLVGQDGATHHGVFDIAYLRCIPNLIVFAPRNEIELRNILFTAQTGLKQPIAIRYPRGYGEIENWQLPFEEIEIGKGVCLKEGGNVAILSIGTIANSVSKALLKLDNSTESSHYDMRFIKPLDVKLLHTIFKNHKTILTVEDGTIKGGFGSGILEFASENNYSNTIKLLGVPDTFIEHGTVEELQEICGLDVQSIQEEIEGLLE is encoded by the coding sequence ATGAAGAACTTATTAAATACTATTTCTTTTCCTTTGGATGTACGCAAGTTACAACCGGAACAATTGCCAGAATTGGCAAGAGAATTACGTGCATTTATAATTGATATTGTTGCTACAAAAGAAGGTCATTTAGGAGCTAGTTTAGGTGTTGTGGAATTGACGATTGCACTACATTATTTATTTAACACACCAAGAGATTTATTAGTTTGGGATGTTGGTCATCAAGCGTACGGACATAAAATTTTAACAGGAAGAAAAGACGTTTTTCATACAAACAGACAATTAAATGGTATTGCAGGTTTTCCTAACAGAAGTGAAAGTGAATATGATGCTTTTGGCGTTGGACATTCATCTACCTCAATTTCTGCAACCTTAGGTATGGCAATTGCTTCCGCCTTAAAAGGAGAAATAAAAAAACAACATATTGCAGTTATTGGAGATGCTTCTATTGCTAGTGGAATGGCTTTTGAAGCCTTAAATCATGCAGGAGTAAGTGATGCAAACTTGTTAATTATTTTAAATGATAATGCTATTGGAATTGATCCATCAGTTGGTGCGTTAAAAGAATATTTAACAAAAGTTAAAACCGATAAAAGATTAGCAGTTCAAAATAATATTATAAAAGCTTTAAATTTTGATTATTCAGGCCCAATTGATGGTCATAATTTTGATGAATTAATTGCTGAATTAACACGATTAAAATCAGTTAAAGGCCCAAAGTTTTTACATATAATTACTACAAAAGGAAAAGGTTTACCGCAAGCGGAAAAAGACCAAGTTACGTATCACGCTCCAGGAAAATTCGATAAAATTTCTGGTGATGTTTTGCCTAAAGCTGTAAGTGAATTTACTAAATATCAAGATGTTTTTGGAAAAACAATTGTTGAATTAGCAAAACAAAACGATAAAATTGTTGGTATTACACCCGCCATGTTAACAGGTAGTTCGCTAAAATTAATGCTGCAAGAATTTCCAAACAGAACTTTTGATGTTGGTATTGCAGAACAACACGCAGTAACACTTTCTGCAGGAATGGCAACACAAGGTTTAGTTCCGTTTTGTAATGTATATTCTACTTTTTTACAGCGTGCTTACGACCAGATTATACATGATGTTGCCTTACAAAATTTACCTGTAATTTTCTGTTTAGACAGATCTGGTTTGGTTGGGCAAGATGGGGCAACACATCATGGTGTTTTTGATATTGCATATTTACGTTGTATTCCTAACTTAATAGTTTTTGCGCCTAGAAACGAAATTGAATTGCGTAATATACTTTTTACTGCTCAAACTGGCTTAAAACAGCCTATTGCAATTCGATATCCACGTGGTTATGGCGAGATTGAAAATTGGCAACTTCCGTTTGAAGAAATTGAAATTGGAAAAGGAGTTTGTTTAAAAGAAGGGGGAAATGTTGCTATTTTGTCTATTGGGACCATCGCTAACAGCGTTTCTAAAGCTCTTTTAAAGCTTGATAACAGCACTGAATCATCTCATTATGATATGCGTTTTATTAAGCCTTTAGATGTAAAATTATTGCATACTATTTTCAAAAACCATAAAACAATACTTACTGTTGAAGACGGCACAATAAAAGGTGGGTTTGGTTCTGGAATTTTAGAATTTGCTTCAGAGAACAACTATTCTAACACTATAAAATTATTGGGTGTTCCTGATACTTTTATTGAACACGGAACTGTTGAAGAGTTGCAAGAAATTTGTGGTTTGGATGTGCAGTCTATTCAAGAAGAAATAGAAGGTTTACTTGAATAA
- a CDS encoding nucleoside deaminase: protein MIQPFDDTYFMKKAYQEAEVAFDKGEVPVGAIVVFKDQIIARAHNLTETLTDVTAHAEMQAFTAAADFLGGKYLKDCTLYVTLEPCQMCAGASYWTQIGKIVYGASEPERGFKILGTTLHPKTKVVSGILENECSQLLKRFFIEKRNLN from the coding sequence ATGATACAACCTTTTGACGATACTTATTTTATGAAAAAAGCCTATCAAGAAGCAGAAGTTGCTTTTGATAAAGGTGAAGTTCCTGTGGGTGCTATTGTGGTTTTTAAAGATCAAATTATTGCAAGAGCCCATAATCTTACAGAAACATTAACGGATGTTACAGCACACGCAGAAATGCAAGCTTTTACTGCTGCGGCAGATTTTTTAGGCGGAAAATATTTAAAAGATTGCACCTTGTATGTAACTTTAGAACCTTGCCAAATGTGTGCAGGTGCAAGTTATTGGACCCAAATTGGTAAAATTGTGTATGGCGCTTCTGAGCCAGAACGTGGTTTTAAGATTTTAGGAACAACTCTTCATCCAAAGACAAAAGTAGTTTCCGGTATTTTAGAGAATGAATGTTCTCAATTATTAAAACGATTTTTTATAGAAAAACGAAATTTAAATTAA
- a CDS encoding DUF5689 domain-containing protein, protein MKTQKLYILLSILTITFTNCVKDDNFTNPEITITEQTEIAENAALNGSISKIQTDLIQEYNLNGSIIYTYRENDIPTYISGYVVSNSAAGNFYQTLIVQDKIENPTAGIEIMISSNTLSETYSFGQKVYIKLDGLSVSYDDGEFEADPNLFGATGSSNVPGKFSLGLIDHTGQVENIPSTTYRDYVVKSSIIEEINPTSIKLEEIEQKHINTLVTLENAQFEKSQLGKTFSNELNDTFDGFRTIFECESQATLFLQTSTFASFNSNTIPSGKGKATAILSKDYRAELFVLIASSPADLDFSNPDRCDPPVLECGTVNSNGTTTVYDENFDGISSTSALSSAGWTNININGGSNSYNVRTRSGNKYAEISAYNSGEDPMEVWLVTPSINLDASTDEILSFDTRTGYNNGAALSVWISSDFTGDVTTATWVQLDAELADGPSNDYQANNTNSGDLNISCLSGNVHVAFKYLGADGGVTTTFQIDNIKVTGN, encoded by the coding sequence ATGAAAACTCAAAAATTATATATCCTACTTTCAATTCTAACAATCACTTTTACTAACTGTGTTAAAGATGATAATTTTACCAATCCAGAAATAACGATAACAGAACAAACCGAAATTGCAGAAAATGCAGCTTTAAATGGTTCTATTTCAAAAATTCAAACAGATTTAATTCAAGAATATAACTTAAACGGAAGTATTATTTACACCTATCGAGAAAACGACATACCAACTTATATTAGCGGTTACGTAGTTTCTAATTCGGCTGCTGGTAATTTTTATCAGACTCTAATTGTACAAGATAAAATTGAGAATCCGACTGCTGGAATAGAAATTATGATAAGCAGCAATACCTTAAGTGAAACCTATTCTTTTGGACAAAAAGTATACATTAAACTAGACGGATTATCTGTAAGTTATGATGATGGAGAATTTGAAGCTGACCCGAATCTATTTGGTGCAACAGGAAGTTCTAATGTTCCTGGAAAATTCTCTTTGGGTTTAATAGATCATACAGGTCAAGTTGAAAATATTCCTTCAACTACTTATCGAGATTATGTTGTTAAATCATCAATAATTGAAGAGATAAATCCAACTTCAATTAAACTAGAAGAAATTGAGCAGAAACATATAAACACCTTGGTTACATTAGAAAATGCTCAGTTTGAAAAAAGTCAACTCGGGAAAACTTTTTCAAATGAATTAAATGATACTTTTGATGGATTTAGAACCATTTTTGAATGTGAATCTCAAGCAACTCTATTTTTACAAACAAGCACATTTGCTAGTTTTAATTCCAATACTATTCCGTCTGGAAAAGGAAAAGCTACCGCAATTTTATCTAAAGATTATAGAGCAGAATTATTTGTATTAATTGCTTCTTCACCTGCCGATTTAGATTTTTCAAATCCTGATAGATGTGATCCACCGGTTTTAGAATGTGGAACAGTAAATTCTAATGGAACTACCACTGTTTATGATGAAAATTTTGATGGTATCTCTTCTACTTCAGCTTTATCAAGTGCAGGTTGGACAAATATTAATATTAACGGCGGAAGTAATTCGTACAATGTAAGAACCCGAAGCGGGAATAAATATGCAGAAATATCTGCTTATAATTCTGGCGAAGATCCTATGGAAGTTTGGTTGGTAACGCCAAGTATTAATCTAGACGCTTCTACAGATGAAATATTATCATTCGACACAAGAACGGGTTATAACAATGGCGCTGCATTGTCTGTGTGGATTTCCTCAGATTTTACAGGAGATGTAACTACGGCAACTTGGGTACAATTAGATGCAGAACTTGCCGATGGTCCTTCAAATGATTATCAAGCTAATAATACAAATTCTGGAGATTTGAATATTTCTTGTTTGTCAGGTAATGTTCATGTAGCTTTTAAATATTTAGGAGCAGATGGCGGCGTTACCACAACTTTTCAAATTGATAATATAAAAGTTACTGGAAACTAA
- a CDS encoding carboxypeptidase-like regulatory domain-containing protein has product MRKIMFSVFLGALCLSATAQNTVKGIILDNNSEKPLQDVLVHVNENTVKTTNGVFLFQNLPNGKYLLVITKKGYETQKYPINLSGKTIDFGTILLYLDVLETEDLSTITISDDELNDDVSSADNISGLLQSSRDVYLKTAAFEWSSSFYKVRGLGSENGKLLINGIEMNKLYNGRPQWSNWGGLNDVLRNQELSNFLTPSSQTFGGVLGTTNINVRASAARPGSRITYSSSNRSYSNRIMASYNSGVNKNGWAFTFSAGRRFGNEGFVDATSYNANSFFASVEKKINEKHSINFTGIYAQNKRGKSSPNTQEIFDLRGIKYNAYWGFQNGEKRNSRLKRIEEPILMLNHYWTISDKTTLNTNISYQFGEIGNSRLDYNGSTFDSNSVDGNGDPYILDLDGANPDPTYYQKLPSYGLREGFSNVYEMEQEFLNNGQINWNNLYTANANANSAYVLYEDRNDDKQITVNTIFNTELSDNITFNGAINFKQLKSENFASVLDLLGGNGYLDVDVFADSFSGKQNNLLNPLHIADVGDRFKYNFNLTSSVLNAFAQAQFKYNKLDYYVSGNVSQTTHQREGLFQNGGFSKNSLGKSAAQNFTNFGVKGGLTYKITGRHLIDFNTAFISKAPTLQNTFSNSRENNNVVDNLQSEKLLSVDASYILRTPIVQAKLTGFYAKTEDATEISFFFADGIGGDNTAFVQEILSDISKKRFGAELGVEAKVTPTITLKGAANFGQYTYDNNPNLYLTTENNEDSKSAGFINGRKDLGKSNLKNYKLAVGPQRAYSVGFDYRDPDYWFFGATANHLSNTFVDVAPLTRTSNFADDGGTPFNDYDETIARQLLQQEKFNDYTIVNAVGGKSWRIGDQKYIGFFASIGNIFDTKYKSGGFEQGRNANYRQLRDDKALDKQVFGNKYWYGRGTTYFLNVNYRF; this is encoded by the coding sequence ATGAGAAAAATTATGTTCTCAGTGTTTTTGGGTGCCTTATGTTTAAGCGCAACTGCCCAAAACACTGTTAAAGGAATTATTTTAGATAATAATTCAGAAAAACCGCTACAAGATGTTCTTGTTCATGTAAATGAAAACACAGTAAAAACTACAAATGGTGTTTTTTTATTTCAAAATTTACCCAACGGAAAATACTTATTGGTAATAACCAAAAAAGGATACGAAACTCAAAAATATCCTATCAATTTATCTGGAAAAACAATAGATTTTGGTACAATTTTGCTTTATTTAGATGTGTTAGAAACAGAAGATTTAAGCACAATTACAATTTCTGATGATGAGTTAAATGATGATGTAAGTTCTGCAGATAACATTTCTGGCTTACTACAATCATCACGAGATGTCTATTTAAAAACCGCCGCATTTGAGTGGTCTTCTTCATTTTATAAAGTTCGTGGTTTAGGCTCCGAAAACGGAAAATTACTTATAAACGGCATAGAAATGAACAAGCTCTATAACGGAAGACCACAATGGAGTAATTGGGGCGGTTTAAACGATGTTTTACGAAATCAGGAATTAAGTAATTTCTTAACTCCTTCTTCTCAAACATTTGGAGGTGTTTTGGGTACAACCAACATTAATGTCCGAGCTTCAGCAGCAAGGCCTGGAAGTAGAATTACATATTCTTCTTCCAACAGAAGCTACAGTAACAGAATTATGGCTTCTTATAATTCTGGTGTGAATAAAAACGGTTGGGCATTTACTTTTTCTGCAGGAAGAAGGTTTGGAAATGAAGGTTTTGTAGATGCTACTTCTTATAATGCAAATTCATTTTTTGCTTCCGTTGAAAAGAAAATTAACGAGAAACATAGTATAAATTTTACAGGAATTTATGCCCAAAATAAAAGAGGAAAGTCGTCACCGAATACACAAGAAATTTTCGATTTAAGAGGCATAAAATACAACGCATATTGGGGTTTTCAAAATGGAGAGAAAAGAAATTCGCGTTTAAAAAGAATTGAAGAACCTATTTTAATGTTGAATCATTATTGGACAATTTCCGATAAAACTACACTAAACACAAACATTTCTTATCAGTTTGGAGAAATAGGAAATAGCCGATTAGATTATAACGGAAGTACATTCGATTCTAATTCTGTTGATGGAAATGGAGATCCTTATATTCTCGATTTAGATGGCGCAAATCCAGATCCAACGTATTATCAAAAATTACCAAGTTATGGCTTGCGTGAAGGTTTTTCTAATGTCTATGAAATGGAACAGGAATTTCTAAACAACGGACAAATAAACTGGAACAATTTATATACAGCAAATGCGAACGCAAATTCGGCTTATGTGCTTTATGAAGATAGAAATGATGATAAACAAATTACTGTAAACACAATTTTTAACACCGAATTGTCCGACAATATTACATTTAATGGTGCTATAAACTTCAAACAATTAAAATCGGAAAACTTCGCAAGTGTCTTAGATTTATTAGGAGGAAATGGATATTTAGATGTTGATGTTTTTGCAGATTCGTTTAGTGGAAAACAAAATAACTTACTAAATCCATTACATATTGCTGATGTTGGAGATAGATTTAAATATAACTTCAACCTTACTTCAAGCGTGTTAAATGCTTTTGCACAAGCACAATTTAAATACAATAAATTAGATTATTATGTTTCAGGAAACGTTTCTCAAACTACACATCAACGAGAAGGATTATTCCAAAATGGAGGCTTTTCAAAAAACTCTTTAGGCAAATCTGCAGCACAAAATTTTACCAATTTTGGTGTAAAAGGAGGTTTAACATATAAAATTACTGGTCGACATTTAATTGACTTTAACACAGCTTTTATAAGTAAAGCACCAACTTTACAAAACACGTTTTCTAACTCTAGAGAAAATAACAATGTTGTAGATAATTTACAAAGTGAAAAACTACTTTCTGTAGATGCTAGTTATATTTTAAGAACTCCAATTGTACAAGCAAAACTTACAGGTTTTTATGCTAAAACAGAAGATGCAACAGAAATTTCTTTCTTTTTTGCTGATGGAATTGGTGGAGATAACACTGCTTTTGTACAAGAAATATTATCTGATATCAGTAAAAAACGTTTTGGCGCTGAGCTTGGTGTTGAAGCAAAAGTAACACCTACAATTACCTTAAAAGGCGCTGCAAACTTTGGTCAATATACCTATGATAATAATCCAAATTTATATTTAACTACCGAAAATAATGAAGACTCAAAATCTGCAGGATTTATTAACGGAAGAAAAGATTTAGGAAAGTCAAACTTAAAAAATTACAAATTAGCAGTTGGTCCGCAACGCGCATATTCCGTAGGTTTTGATTATCGAGATCCAGATTATTGGTTCTTTGGCGCAACTGCAAATCATTTAAGTAATACGTTTGTTGATGTTGCTCCACTAACAAGAACTAGCAACTTTGCCGATGATGGCGGAACTCCTTTTAATGATTATGACGAAACCATAGCAAGGCAATTATTACAACAAGAAAAATTTAATGATTACACGATTGTAAATGCTGTTGGAGGAAAGTCTTGGAGAATTGGTGACCAAAAGTACATTGGATTTTTTGCAAGCATTGGAAATATTTTTGACACCAAATACAAATCTGGCGGATTTGAACAAGGCAGAAATGCAAACTACAGACAATTAAGAGATGACAAAGCGTTAGACAAACAAGTTTTTGGGAACAAATACTGGTACGGAAGAGGAACTACTTATTTCTTAAATGTTAATTACAGATTTTAA